A region of Candidatus Paceibacterota bacterium DNA encodes the following proteins:
- a CDS encoding ABC transporter ATP-binding protein, whose translation MIDCIHIGKIYSHDDIETVALKDISFQVQDGEFVAIIGPSGSGKSTLMHILGALDTPTSGEYWLDGKNVSLLSDNELADIRKKKIGFVFQSFNLLPRVTALQNVMLPLMYTQVPRAQRLAIAKESLNKVGFDENRFSHYSNQLSGGQMQRVAIARSLVNNPSLILADEPTGNLDSHTGEVVLKTLQDLNQKHHRTIILITHDSHIAAHAKRIITIQDGAITSDAINTNLIFA comes from the coding sequence ATGATTGATTGCATTCATATAGGCAAAATTTATAGTCACGACGATATAGAAACTGTAGCTTTGAAAGATATTTCTTTTCAAGTACAAGATGGGGAATTTGTGGCAATTATCGGACCATCTGGTTCTGGTAAATCTACTTTGATGCATATTCTCGGCGCTCTAGATACACCTACTAGCGGAGAATATTGGCTTGATGGTAAAAATGTTTCTTTACTATCAGATAATGAATTGGCCGATATTCGTAAAAAAAAGATAGGCTTTGTTTTTCAATCTTTTAATTTATTGCCTCGTGTCACCGCTCTCCAGAATGTAATGTTGCCATTAATGTATACTCAAGTTCCTCGTGCTCAAAGACTGGCTATTGCTAAAGAAAGCTTAAATAAAGTTGGTTTTGATGAAAATCGTTTTTCCCATTATTCCAACCAACTATCTGGAGGGCAGATGCAAAGAGTGGCTATAGCCAGGTCACTAGTTAATAACCCCAGTTTAATTCTAGCGGATGAACCCACTGGCAATTTGGATTCCCATACAGGCGAAGTAGTCCTTAAAACCCTGCAGGACCTTAATCAAAAACATCACCGTACTATCATTCTTATTACTCACGACAGTCATATCGCTGCTCATGCCAAACGCATTATTACTATCCAGGATGGTGCTATTACTTCTGATGCTATCAATACTAATCTCATTTTTGCTTAG
- a CDS encoding HlyD family efflux transporter periplasmic adaptor subunit, with the protein MWHSRFLKLSQWIKTHKLLAIGILVVILLVGSYFVVKLVKSKQVSNVYTLAKVTKGPFINTITDTGQVELSDQLDLKAKASGDITNIYVAEGDTVKSGATIAKIACTQAYYNLQSAQLNLAKWQQTNPLSQTQLQNALKSSQDNQAQLATDLHDAYQSAYDAVGNVTVGTPAIISSLNDVFYSANGFLSDQRIYSQDETTRDYVRTAGRDFDSARAQYTAMFQNYRLLNRNSDYASLKQLLDSAYSSTQNLVSALKEAKNATDHIAYDQSDLLASQAAVTTQNNLNTWINQASAYLQTLDASRSSIDNIQMNIDNANRTIIEKTQALENDTSPLDLQSLQLALAQAQTNYNDCFVRAPFDGVIAKIDAKIAHPVNSGDVVATLVTKNKTVTLDVNEIDATKISVNQTASVTFDAIDGLTLPGKVSKVDNLGSVSSGVVSYGVTVTLEQDDERVKPGMSANVTITVENKAETLLIPNAALKSGSTGSYYVEVAADANIDVKGNVMTTTVKPKRQMVQTGSSNDTVTEIKSGLKEGDLVVIKTVNANSTTKTTIPNYLGNNSRTSSSLRNNFGSLGAGLGAAPMGGGISR; encoded by the coding sequence ATGTGGCATTCGCGCTTTTTAAAGTTGTCCCAATGGATAAAAACCCATAAGTTATTAGCCATCGGCATCCTAGTAGTCATTCTTCTTGTTGGCAGTTATTTTGTTGTGAAGCTAGTTAAAAGTAAACAAGTGTCTAATGTTTATACTTTGGCCAAGGTTACTAAAGGACCATTCATTAACACCATAACCGATACTGGTCAGGTTGAATTATCTGACCAACTAGATTTAAAGGCTAAGGCTTCTGGCGATATCACTAATATTTATGTGGCGGAAGGGGATACAGTGAAGAGCGGGGCTACTATTGCTAAGATTGCCTGTACACAAGCATACTATAACCTGCAAAGCGCTCAGCTGAATTTAGCCAAATGGCAACAGACTAATCCCTTATCTCAAACTCAACTGCAAAATGCTTTAAAAAGCAGCCAAGATAATCAAGCTCAATTAGCCACTGACTTGCATGATGCCTACCAAAGCGCTTATGACGCTGTGGGCAATGTGACAGTGGGTACTCCTGCTATTATTTCCTCTCTTAATGATGTTTTTTATAGCGCCAATGGCTTCCTTTCTGACCAGCGTATTTATAGCCAGGATGAAACTACTCGTGATTATGTTCGCACTGCTGGCAGAGATTTTGATTCCGCCCGTGCCCAATATACGGCGATGTTTCAAAATTATCGCTTATTGAACCGTAACAGCGATTACGCCTCCTTGAAACAATTGCTTGATAGCGCTTATAGCAGCACTCAAAACCTTGTCTCTGCCTTAAAGGAAGCAAAAAATGCCACAGACCATATTGCCTATGACCAGAGCGACCTTTTGGCCTCTCAGGCGGCAGTAACTACGCAGAATAATTTGAATACTTGGATAAACCAAGCTAGCGCTTACTTACAGACTTTAGATGCTAGTCGTAGCTCTATCGATAATATTCAAATGAACATAGACAATGCTAATCGCACTATCATAGAAAAAACTCAGGCGCTTGAAAACGATACTAGTCCTTTAGACCTTCAAAGCCTCCAATTGGCCTTAGCGCAAGCGCAAACAAATTATAATGATTGCTTTGTGCGTGCACCTTTTGACGGCGTGATAGCCAAAATAGATGCTAAAATTGCCCATCCAGTTAACTCTGGCGACGTGGTCGCTACTTTAGTAACCAAAAACAAAACAGTCACTCTAGATGTAAACGAAATTGATGCCACTAAAATTAGCGTTAACCAAACAGCCAGCGTAACTTTTGATGCTATCGATGGACTAACCCTTCCGGGTAAAGTCTCCAAAGTGGATAATTTAGGCAGTGTAAGCTCGGGAGTAGTTTCTTATGGGGTGACCGTGACCTTAGAGCAAGACGATGAGCGTGTTAAGCCAGGTATGAGCGCCAATGTGACCATTACTGTCGAAAATAAAGCGGAAACGCTTTTGATTCCTAATGCGGCCCTTAAAAGCGGTTCTACTGGGTCTTATTATGTGGAAGTAGCTGCTGATGCCAATATTGATGTCAAAGGAAATGTTATGACTACTACTGTCAAACCAAAAAGGCAAATGGTGCAGACGGGCTCTAGCAATGACACTGTAACGGAAATTAAAAGTGGTCTTAAAGAAGGCGACCTAGTAGTTATTAAAACTGTGAATGCGAATAGCACTACCAAAACAACTATACCAAACTACTTGGGCAATAATTCTCGGACCAGTTCCAGCCTTAGGAATAATTTTGGCAGTTTAGGAGCAGGTCTTGGCGCGGCTCCCATGGGCGGTGGAATATCCAGATAA